In Capricornis sumatraensis isolate serow.1 chromosome 16, serow.2, whole genome shotgun sequence, a genomic segment contains:
- the CAPRIN1 gene encoding caprin-1, which produces MPSATSHSGSGSKSSGPPPPSGSSGNEAGAGAAAPASQHPTTGTGAVQTEAMKQILGVIDKKLRNLEKKKGKLDDYQERMNKGERLNQDQLDAVSKYQEVTNNLEFAKELQRSFMALSQDIQKTIKKTARREQLMREEAEQKRLKTVLELQYVLDKLGDDEVRTDLKQGLNGVPILSEEELSLLDEFYKLADPERDMSLRLNEQYEHASIHLWDLLEGKEKPVCGTTYKALKEIVERVFQSNYFDSTHNHQNGLCEEEEAASAPTVEDQVAEAEPEPVEEYTEQNEVESTEYVNRQFMAETQFSSGEKEQVDDWTVETVEVVNSLQQQPQAASPSVPEPHSLTPVAQADPLVRRQRVQDLMAQMQGPYNFIQDSMLDFENQTLDPAIVSAQPMNPAQNMDIPQLVCPPVHSESRLAQPNQVSVQPEATQVPLVSSTSEGYTASQPLYQPSHATEQRPQKEPIDQIQATISLNTDQTTASSSLPAASQPQVFQAGTSKPLHSSGINVNAAPFQSMQTVFNMNAPVPPVNEPETLKQQNQYQASYNQSFSSQPHQVEQTELQQEQLQTVVGTYHGSQDQPHQVTGNHQQPPQQNTGFPRSSQPYYNSRGVSRGGSRGARGLMNGYRGPANGFRGGYDGYRPSFSTNTPNSGYTQSQFSAPRDYSGYQRDGYQQNFKRGSGQSGPRGAPRGRGGPPRPNRGMPQMNTQQVN; this is translated from the exons ATGCCTTCGGCCACCAGCCACAGCGGAAGCGGCAGCAAGTCGTCCGGACCGCCACCGCCGTCGGGTTCCTCCGGGAATGAGGCGGGGGCCGGGGCCGCCGCGCCGGCTTCCCAGCACCCCACGACCGGCACCGGGGCTGTCCAGACCGAGGCCATGAAGCAGATTCTCGGGGTGATCGACAAGAAACTTCggaacctggagaagaaaaag gGCAAGCTTGATGATTATCAGGAACGAATGAACAAAGGGGAAAGGCTTAATcaagatcagctg gaTGCCGTGTCTAAGTACCAGGAAGTCACAAATAACTTGGAGTTTGCAAAAGAATTACAGAGGAGTTTCATGGCATTAAGCCAAGAT AttcagaaaacaataaagaagACGGCACGTCGGGAGCAGCTTATGAGAGAGGAAGCTGAACAGAAACGTTTAAAGACAGTACTTGAGCTGCAGTATGTTTTGGACAAACTGGGAGATGATGAAGTAAGAACTGACCTGAAGCAAGGTTTGAATGGAGTGCCAATATTGTCTGAAGAGGAATTGTCGTTGTTAGATGAGTTCTACAAATTAGCAGACCCCGAACGAGACATGAGCTTGAG gtTGAATGAGCAGTATGAACATGCCTCCATTCACCTGTGGGACTtgctggaaggaaaggaaaaacctGTATGTGGAACAACTT ATAAAGCTCTAAAGGAAATTGTTGAGCGTGTTTTCCAGTCAAACTACTTTGACAGCACCCACAACCACCAGAATGGTCTGTgtgaggaagaggaggcagcctcaGCACCTACAGTTGAAGACCAGGTAGCTGAAGCTG aaCCTGAGCCAGTGGAAGAATACACTGAACAAAATGAAGTTGAATCAACAGag TATGTAAATAGACAATTTATGGCAGAAACACAGTTCAGCAGTGGTGAAAAGGAGCAGGTAGATGACTGGACAGTTGAAACAGTTGAG GTGGTAAATTCACTCCAGCAGCAACCTCAGGCTGCATCTCCTTCAGTACCAGAACCCCACTCTTTGACCCCAGTGGCTCAAGCCGATCCCCTCGTGAGAAGACAGCGAGTACAGGACCTTATGGCGCAAATGCAGGGGCCCTATAATTTCATACAG GATTCAATGCTGGATTTTGAAAACCAGACACTTGATCCTGCCATTGTATCTGCACAGCCAATGAATCCAGCACAGAACATGGACATACCCCAGCTGGTTTGCCCTCCAG TTCATTCTGAATCTAGACTTGCTCAACCTAATCAAGTTTCTGTACAGCCAGAAGCTACACAG GTTCCTTTGGTTTCATCCACAAGTGAGGGATATACAGCATCTCAACCCTTGTACCAACCTTCTCATGCTACTGAGCAACGACCACAAAAGGAACCGATTGACCAGATTCAG GCAACGATCTCTTTAAATACAGACCAGACTACAGCATCATCATCCCTTCCTGCTGCTTCTCAGCCTCAAGTGTTCCAGGCTGGGACAAGCAAACCTTTACATAGCAGTGGAATCAATGTAAATGCAGCTCCATTCCAATCCATGCAAACG GTGTTCAATATGAATGCCCCAGTTCCTCCTGTTAATGAACCAGAAACGTTAAAACAGCAAAATCAGTACCAGGCCAGTTATAACCAGAGTTTTTCCAGTCAGCCTCACCAAGTAGAACAAACAGAGCTTCAGCAAGAACAGCTTCAAACAG TGGTTGGCACTTATCATGGTTCTCAGGACCAGCCCCATCAAGTGACTGGTAACCACCAGCAGCCTCCTCAGCAGAACACTGGATTTCCACGTAGCAGTCAGCCCTATTACAACAGTCGTGGTGTGTCTCGTGGGGGTTCCCGTGGTGCTAGAGGcttgatgaatggatacagaggACCTGCTAATGGATTCAGAG GAGGATATGATGGTTACCGCCCTTCATTCTCTACTAACACTCCAAACAGTGGTTATACACAGTCTCAGTTCAGTGCTCCCCGGGACTACTCTGGCTATCAGAGG GATGGATATCAGCAGAATTTCAAGCGAGGCTCTGGGCAGAGTGGACCACGGGGAGCCCCACGAG GTCGTGGAGGGCCCCCAAGACCCAACAGAGGGATGCCGCAAATGAACACTCAGCAAGTGAATTAA